In one Nocardia tengchongensis genomic region, the following are encoded:
- a CDS encoding ABC transporter substrate-binding protein gives MIAVNGSEPQNPLIPSNTNENGGGRIVDRLFAGLRYIDQRGALHDEVAQSIDTTDQQHYRITLKPGWTFSDGTPVTAHSFVDAWNYGALVTNAQLQSYTYGPIVGFTDVQADPPRAQTMSGLKVVDDLHFTVDLVAPTIDFRTRLAYAPFYPLPTAAFKDMKAFGQHPIGNGPYRFADGNAWQHDVQLTVVPNESYRGGRPPRNKGLTFVFYSNFDAAYSDLLADNLDVLDTIPDSAIAVYKHDLGDRAIEAPTAQNQWLGFQSNLAHFGGEEGRLRRQALSMAIDRAQIGRKIFHGTRIPARDFTSAVLPGFDPNLPGSNVLDYNPAEAVRLWNQADAIAPWSGSFEIAYNADGGHQAWIDALANSIRNTLHIDAVGAPYPTFKQLRDQVVHRTIGKAFRYGWQGDYPTMLQFLEPGFVTGSESNDVGYSNPEFDRLLTAAEAASTEEESWKLVGQAQSVLLRDLPTIPVFDYINSAGYSKRVHNVVMTWNGLADFENIELR, from the coding sequence ATGATCGCGGTCAACGGCAGCGAGCCGCAGAATCCGCTGATCCCCTCCAATACCAACGAGAACGGCGGCGGGCGCATCGTCGACCGGCTCTTCGCGGGACTGCGCTACATCGACCAGCGCGGCGCCCTGCACGACGAGGTCGCCCAGTCCATCGACACCACCGACCAGCAGCACTACCGGATCACCCTGAAACCCGGGTGGACCTTCAGCGACGGAACACCGGTCACCGCACACTCTTTCGTCGACGCCTGGAACTACGGGGCGCTGGTCACCAACGCGCAGCTGCAGAGCTACACCTACGGGCCGATCGTCGGATTCACCGATGTGCAGGCCGATCCGCCACGCGCGCAGACCATGTCGGGGCTGAAGGTGGTCGACGACCTGCACTTCACCGTCGACCTGGTGGCGCCCACCATCGACTTCCGGACCCGGCTGGCGTACGCGCCGTTCTATCCGCTGCCCACCGCCGCCTTCAAGGACATGAAGGCCTTCGGGCAGCACCCGATCGGCAACGGCCCCTACCGATTCGCCGACGGCAACGCCTGGCAGCACGACGTCCAGCTCACCGTGGTCCCCAACGAGAGCTACCGGGGCGGGCGGCCGCCCCGAAACAAGGGCCTGACCTTCGTGTTCTACTCCAACTTCGACGCCGCCTACTCCGACCTGCTGGCCGACAACCTGGACGTGCTCGACACCATCCCCGACAGCGCCATCGCCGTGTACAAGCACGATCTCGGCGACCGCGCCATCGAGGCCCCGACCGCACAGAATCAGTGGCTCGGCTTCCAGTCGAACCTGGCGCACTTCGGCGGTGAGGAGGGACGGCTGCGGCGGCAGGCGCTGTCGATGGCCATCGATCGCGCGCAGATCGGGCGGAAGATCTTCCACGGCACCCGAATTCCGGCCCGCGACTTCACTTCCGCGGTGCTGCCCGGATTCGATCCGAACCTGCCCGGCTCCAACGTCCTCGACTACAACCCGGCCGAAGCCGTCCGGCTGTGGAACCAGGCCGACGCCATCGCCCCCTGGAGCGGGAGCTTCGAGATCGCCTACAACGCCGACGGCGGCCACCAGGCCTGGATCGACGCCCTGGCCAACAGCATTCGCAACACGCTGCACATCGACGCCGTCGGCGCGCCCTACCCGACCTTCAAGCAACTGCGCGACCAGGTCGTGCACCGCACCATCGGCAAGGCCTTCCGCTACGGCTGGCAGGGCGACTACCCGACCATGCTGCAATTCCTCGAACCCGGCTTCGTGACCGGCTCGGAATCCAACGACGTCGGCTACAGCAACCCGGAATTCGACCGGCTGCTCACCGCCGCCGAAGCCGCGTCCACCGAAGAGGAGTCGTGGAAGCTGGTGGGGCAGGCCCAATCCGTGCTGCTGCGCGACCTGCCCACCATCCCGGTCTTCGACTACATCAACTCCGCCGGCTACTCCAAACGCGTGCACAACGTGGTGATGACCTGGAACGGACTGGCCGACTTCGAGAACATCGAGCTGAGGTGA